TTCTTGTAGCCTTTGGATTATCGATGGATGCCTTTGCGGTCTCGGTCACCAACGGCATGACCATCCTCCGACATCAGCGAGCGAATCGGGCGCTGAAAATAGGGGTTTTTTTCGGTTCCTTCCAGGCCTTGATGCCCTTGATCGGCTGGTCCATCGGGCTCGGGCTGAAAGACCTCATCTCGAGCGTCGACCATTGGGTGGCCTTCGGGCTCCTCAGCCTGATCGGCTTGAAGATGATCTACGAATCGACGAAGATGGGGGGAGAAAAAACCGAGAAGGCCTCTCTAAGCCTCTGGGTGCTCCTTATGCTTTCGATCGCCACCAGCATCGACGCCTTCGCGGTTGGGATCAGCTTTGCCATCCTGGACCTTTCGATCGTGGCGCCGATCCTCCTCATCGGAACCGTGACTTTCGGCGTATCCTTCCTCGGCGTCTTTATCGGAAACAAGACGGGTCACTTCTTCGAGAAGAAGATCGAGGTCATAGGGGGGCTTATTTTAATCGGCATCGGCCTCAAGATCCTGATCGAACATTTAGGACTCTAATCGATGGGAAAGAAGAGAGAGAAGGAGGTTGAAGAAGGCGAGTTCAGGGAGCTCATCCAATTTACCTTGGGCGGCTTCATCGGAGGATTTCTCCTCGGGGTCTTCTTAGACCTTCTCAATTTCCAACGCAGTGCCATAGGCCAGTGGCTCGTCCGAACCCTTTCCGGAGAGGGAGAAAGCCTCTTTGAAGGCATTTATGCCCTCCGTCAGCGATGGCGCAGGGCATCGAATTCTATGGCGGAAGCCTATGGATGGGGAAAACTTGCCGGCATGGCCCTCCCATGGTTCATCGACTGGGGTAGCCGGTTGGTCGGGGTCGATGTCTATGGGATTGAAGGATTTTATATCCCTTACTTCTATGCCCTCAGTGACCAAATGGGTGCCAATCTCTCCGGATTAATTTTCCTCCGTCGGAAAGAAGGGGCCTGGTCAAGGGCGTTGGGGGAGTATGTCCGCCATCCCGTGATGCTCACCAGCCTTTTGATTATCCTCATCGTCCCTCTGGGCCTTTTGGGCGCCAGACTCATAGGGTTTAGCCCCACCACCCAAACCTTTACCGCCCTGGAGACGATCGCGGCCAACCTCTGCTGGCTCCCGCCCCTGGTAGGTTGGATTCAGGAGAAGAAAGAAATATGAGCACAATTGCACCTAAAATCTCCTTTCGGGCCCATGAGAGGAGGGTTTACGAGATGGTGAAGATCACCGGCGCTCTTATGTGTTCAATCCTTTTGGTAGGAATTATCATGGCCCCGGCCGAGGCCAAAACGGCCAATACGATCAATGCGGAGGTCAATGCTGCCTTGAAGCTCTTCGAGCAGAAGGTCAAGGGAGGCAGGGAATTTCTGCAGGCGGCCCGGGGCGTCCTCGTGATCCCCAACCTCGTCAAGGCGGGCCTCGGAATCGGAGGGATGTACGGGGAAGGGGCGCTGAGGGTCGGCGGCAAGACGGTGGCCTATTACAGCCTCGCAGGAGGCTCTGTGGGATTTCAGATCGGAGCCCAGAAGACCCATCTGCTCCTCGTTTTTATGGATGAAGAAGCGCTCAAGCAGTTCCGGAGGGGCTCGGGTTGGAAAGCGGGGGTTGACGGCTCTGTCGCCTTCATCGATGTCGGAGCCGGAAAATCCCTGGATACCCTGAACATCAAGGACCCCATCGTTGCCTTCCTCTTCGGCCAGAAGGGGTTGATGGCAAACGCAACGGTGGAGGGCTCCAAATTCACCCGGTTGACCAAATGACCCGAGCAAGAAGGACAATTGCCTTCGGTTTTCCCAGCCAGAGGTTCCCTCTCCAAAAGACTCAAAGGGAAGAGACCCAACCGGCGTTTTAGATGATCCTGCCTCCGAGGAAAAAATCTCTCGGGCAAAGCCCCAGACCCTTAATAAGTTGTTGACTTTTTTGAACTATTTCAATAGACTCTAATCGGAAAGGGGGTAGCCTCTGGGCAGGGGCCTTCCAATCTTCTCTAAGAGGACTTTTTCAGAAGTCCCATGAATCCA
The sequence above is a segment of the Thermodesulfobacteriota bacterium genome. Coding sequences within it:
- a CDS encoding lipid-binding SYLF domain-containing protein; the protein is MVKITGALMCSILLVGIIMAPAEAKTANTINAEVNAALKLFEQKVKGGREFLQAARGVLVIPNLVKAGLGIGGMYGEGALRVGGKTVAYYSLAGGSVGFQIGAQKTHLLLVFMDEEALKQFRRGSGWKAGVDGSVAFIDVGAGKSLDTLNIKDPIVAFLFGQKGLMANATVEGSKFTRLTK
- a CDS encoding manganese efflux pump MntP family protein, with the protein product MDYLTLLLVAFGLSMDAFAVSVTNGMTILRHQRANRALKIGVFFGSFQALMPLIGWSIGLGLKDLISSVDHWVAFGLLSLIGLKMIYESTKMGGEKTEKASLSLWVLLMLSIATSIDAFAVGISFAILDLSIVAPILLIGTVTFGVSFLGVFIGNKTGHFFEKKIEVIGGLILIGIGLKILIEHLGL